The nucleotide sequence AGCTTCGGAAGCAGCCGTGTCCACTCAGCGCCTGCGTGAGGTAAAAGTCTACCTGGCCGTGCTTCCTATTTACCCGTGGCTCTATGCTGGGGATGATTTGGTGCGTCCAACGACCCTTGCTGGAGTtgtcccaggctgcctgccagttgtcgacgctctgcatcctggcCCTCCTCTTCACCTCGGTCTTGGTACTGTGGCCCGCCTGTTCGCCTGCTAGAGCCGCGCGAATCTCCTTGGCCTCCCGCACCAGTTCACACAAGGGAACTTGGCCTGCGATGACAAGCCCTGCATCGTCCGAGATCGTCCTGAAGGCACTCGATATTCTGACGGCACACAGGCGGTACGTCGAGCTAACACCTCGCATATAGCTGCTCACAGCAGTGGCCTCAGCCCACACTGGAGCAGCGTACAGCAACTGCGACTTGACAACAGTCGCGAGGTGCCTACGTCTGTCCTGCTTCGGTCCCCTGGTATTCAGCAGGATCCTGCAGAGCGATCCAGTGGTCTCGCTTGCCTTCGTGTTTACGGACTATAGGTGTTCGCGGTAGGAGAGGCGGGTGTCCAGCATGACTCCCATGTACCTTATGGCACGCTGAGATGGTATCGTTGTCCCTCCGATCTGAATATGCACCGACTccactgctttcctgcttgaaATCAGCACCGCTTCAGTTTTGTGTGAGGCCAGCTCTAGGCCCGCCACTGAGAGCCACTCCTCCACTGCTCGAATTGCGCAGTTTTCAGCTGCCTCCATGGCAGCAATTTCATTGGCCACCACAACTAGCGCGACATCATCTGCAATGCCAACAATGTTGGTGCTGCTCGGCAGTAGGAGCTTCAGAACTCCGTCATATATCGTGTTCCCACAGAGGTTTCTAGGACCAGCTCTCTTTTGCTGAGGTAGCTGTGCACTACATTCAGCAGGTATTCCGGGATGTTGAAAGACCGTAGTGCCTCCAGTGTCCTCCCCCAATCGGCTGAGTTGAACGCGTTCCGTAAGTCCAGCGTGACCACTAGACAatactttttcgtcccaccctTCCATCTGGTACCAGCGATGGCTTTAGCAGCAATGTTGGTGACCCTctctgttcgtacccaaaggtactcaacatgaccacacccaacaaattaAGCAGTAgtcaagttgggaacagtaccaggcgctcagtagcacccaatgcatatgagaattgctgatcagcatattatatgtctcactaactcaccgtctcaccaactcaacggcacactgacccgccaatgcagtcagcacattttgcagtgtcagccaactacgcaaagccaactacgcaaactgctaccataatcataattccctgatctactttagaatatagcttacttcactaatcattacactaaacttccgtgttccaagtactatataaacatgttccaaatgaagaataaaacagttatcaacacacctcctaactccgcggttctacttcctacatctgggaatagggctcgtaatacactatctcaactagcagctaaccacgttagctcaccctcagcgcagctccagcatcgcctgtggtccggcatcgcagtaaccatcgttaatattgccgcgacgcgatcgtcctgccagcaaagcgtgccagcgacaagtgctcattacccccttgtcccgcggtgtgacccggaagtgtctacttcggttaggcacaaacattggtgaccccgacgtgatcctttaacaacaaaggatcacactcaagcaacccccttcccactaaaggaacttcagcttaatccagcctcacaggattcgcttcttcttccagcgtcacaggaacttcagcttaatccagcttcacaggatacgcttcttcttccagcgtcacaggaacttcagcttcatccagcttcacaggatacgcttcttcttccagcgtcacaggaacttcagcttcatccagcttcacaggatacgcttcttcttccagcgtcacaggaacttcagcttaatccagcttcacaggatacgcttcttcttccagcgtcacaggaacttcagcttcatccagcttcacaggattcgcttcttcttccagcgtcataggaacttcagcttcacaggattcgcttcttcttccagcgtcacaggaacttcagcttcatccagcttcacaggatactcagcttcatccagcttcacaggatactcagcttcaccCAGCtccacaagattctttgtttccaagacacacaatatgtctacttcattcattgaggaaacaagtcacacaagaatcgatttacacaatcgattactagacacccaaaacgagctgcaagggaaaatccaacagctcattaagaattatggcaaggattctgccgaccgaagccaccgagacggctattattccggtaagctaaatcagttaaacgatctctgacagcagttttgcgacctagatgaagaagtccagcaagcggctttacccactggaagtgagtactcttcacgattagtagcacttaaggagctggtcgaaaaatatcagaatatctttctggacaacatgccgactggaagcgggcttccgaaggccccgaaacgaacttcggccaacatcaagatcacaacaagagatcaagtcaaaggagattccgtaattgacacggtgatccgacagttgcagagaagatgcaacgaattggagtcatcattaacattagcctcgaacgccccaaccgtcactccagccctacaaaggcacctggacctccattgggcgttactgaggcaagcccatgACGAtttggacagcacacctggggccgcagctcttgCAGACGCTgagctagctcaattccacacattatacgaggaatgcgaaatgaacctgcttcaaGAAAATGactcgccaatgagcctaaacttgacacttccgccaattagcaattagttcaacggcgagtttctagactggccacggttccatgatctctttgtggaattggtacataacacaccatattcggccagtcaaaaactacatattctacagagttcgcttcgtggtgaagcgaggaacgtcttgacagacacagccttctcacagggtggctatgacgacacctggttgcggttgaaggccaggtaccagaacggcaaaatactagtattcgccgccatagcaaaaattattgaccataggcCTATAGACGTGatatgacactataaaaaactcaatgagtactcttaaaaacctcgatatcagcacaaaatcctgggatccaatcctgtgttttcttatcagaagaaaactagaccaccagtctctagctgctctagaaaattcagcggatgcaccaacggaaattccaacgttatggagtgtactgacgtttattgagcggcgcgcttgcatgctggagacgataaccgctcaacctacagcaacactccgccatcagtcagttcccaacgaagagagctgtaagatttgtcacctaggacaacataatcttagagcatgtagccgtatgcagcaaatggaccccaaagcacggcgtcaagccattgttcaagtaggagcatgcacaaattgtttgtctacagctcataaggttgaaaactgtggatcaccgaccacttgtcgagcctgccagcaacggcatcattcactgttacaccaaggaccaactagcaatccagtggccggcgcagtaaccattgcaggctacgaccacgtaggaggatatactatgctcgcgaccgccaaggtctcattacaagggccaaacggtcaattacaaacatgtcgcggtgtaatagatggtggattacaggtgaatcttatctcaaggagaatggcagatctgctatctcttaaggaaaggtcaccgattgaaatatctggaatcggaggaaagatatcaacagcaattagatcaacactaaagctctcatcatgtacatcagggtttgaaaaactactagaggtatttattatgcccacagtcattacagaccaaccgtcagtaccgattacaaccgatcttaatattcccgagggactgccgttagcagatcctgactttcggcaacctggacccattgacctaaccttaggggctgaggtgtattctcgtgttaTAACccgtgaacttcttgaactaggacctaataaacctttggcaccgcttatgagccaacaaaagataaaaatccgatgaatatagaaccgacttctcatcaatttaaaacctacaagaaggctgactttggttcaacatttctaaacctaaccaagaaatatcttagttttgttgcagaatgtccacataccatagacgtgccaaatgatcaagtgctacgagggcacaatttcagtccccacggtaatgtcaattttatcgcaaaggggagtgttaagcagcatcaagaagatgtgaaggacctgaatcataAACGtgaaccgcagttgaaggaaagatccagctgggtcaatgatttgttaggtgcatCCCaaacaattcggtcaagggctgaccgacatcacgacttaattgagggtacccctcaatgggggggagaatgttcgtacccaaaggtactcaacatgaccacacccaacaaatcaagcagtagtcAAGTTGgaaacagtaccaggcgctcagtagcacccactgcatatgagaattgctgatcagcatattatatgtctcactaactcaccgtctcaccaactcaacggcacactgacccgccaatgcagtcagcacattttgcagtgtcagccaactacgcaaagttagctacgcaaactgctaccataatcataattccctgatctactttagaatatagcttacttcactaatcattacactaaacttccgtggtccaaatagtatataaacatgttccaaatgaagaataaaacagttatcaacacacctcctaactccgcggttctacttcctacatctgggaatagggctcgtaatacactatctcaactagcagctaaccacgtcagctcaccctcagcgcagctccagcatcgcctgtggtccggcatcgcagtaaccatcgttaccattaccgcgacgcgatcgtcctgccagcaaagcgtccccgtgccagcgacaagtgctcattacccccttgtcccgcggtgtgacccggaagtgtctacttcggttaggcacaaacactCTCTATCGCGTCCAGTGTCGTTTTCCCTTTCCGGAATCCGAACTGGTTGGAAGAGAGTCCACCGGCATCCTTCATAGCAGTGTTAAGCCTTGTTGCAATGACTCTTTCGAAGACCTTGCCTATAGTTTCCAGCAGGCAGATGGGTCTATAGGAAGAGGCTTCGCCCGCTGGATTCCCTGGCTTTGGCAGAAGCAGAAGTTTTTTTCGCTTCCACCTGTCGGGGAAGGTCCCTTCCAGCAGGCACGGATAGCCGGGTCTTCACTGCCCTGTTCGGGACCAAATCCGGCCCAGGTGCCTTCCTGTTCTTCAAGTTTCTTGCCACGGATGATAGCTCCGTCTCCGTGACCGGACATGTCGGGCTCCCAATTTATCGCGTCCATCGGGGGATGCAATGGCGGCGACCCTTTATAAACAGCACTTGGACAATACCTTCCAGGACCGCCGGGTCAGTAGGCGACCTACTGCCGGCACTCACACGCTTGACCACCGTCTTGTAGGCTCTTCCCCATGGGTCGTTTTCCAGCTCGTCGCAGTGCTTGAGGTAGCTCTCCCTATTGCTGTCCCGAATCGCCAGTTTGAGTGCCTTCTTTGCACTCTTAAATCTCGAGTTGCATGCAGAAAGGTTTGCGGTGCCTCTCGCCCTTTGGACTAACCTCCTGGCTCGAAGGCAGGTCCTGCGCGAGCTAGCGATTTCCTCGCTCCACCAGTACACTGGCGCGTGGTGCTTCCGAAAGGAAGGTGCTGCATGCTTTGGTCACAGGCTTCCTCTAGTCTGGCTGCCAATTTGTTCGCTGCTTCATCTGCCGAGTCCAACTCAGATACAGCCAATCCCTCCAGTGCACTGGCAAAGGTCTGTAGCCTAAAGGTGTCCTTGCGATAGGCTTTTCTTGGCCCGGTCATCGGCAGGCTTTGGCACGGTGGACCGCCAACTGTCAGCAGGATGGCCTCATGGTCGCTGGCCGTGAACACCTCGCCTATCCTCCAGCGTGTGCTACGGGAAAAGGAGCTGCTCGCGAACGATAGGTCTATGATTGAACCGGCCCCAGCTCTGTTGAAGGTGTGCTGGGAGCCCTCGTTCAACAGGACGATGGCCAGCGACGCAATAGCTTCAAGGATGGTGCGCCCCCTGGCGTTGGTATAGAAGGAGCCCCATTCCTCGGCCCAGGCGTTAAAGTCGCCTCCGATCACCATGTTACTCCTTCCTCTCAGGTCGCTGATCAGCTCGTCCAGGATCCTGCTAAAGGACGTCAGTGATAGGCTGGGGGCCAGGTAGCAGCTTTAGATCCATGTGCCGCCTACGTTCGCTCGGACAAACCCCTTGGCTTCCCTCATGTCCCACGTGAGTGGTGCACCCACTCCGCAAAGCCACAGTGCCGCCTTGCCTGTGCGATCCGTGACCCAATCGTTAGTGCTCTCCACTCTGTAAGGCTCACTGAGTA is from Drosophila suzukii chromosome 3, CBGP_Dsuzu_IsoJpt1.0, whole genome shotgun sequence and encodes:
- the LOC139352808 gene encoding uncharacterized protein, which gives rise to MLHLLCGRKEGDQAPGRKQILLSHNQRDREASTDMQLIQLNLNHCRAAQDLLKQTVRELGSEVAILSEPYRVESTNDWVTDRTGKAALWLCGVGAPLTWDMREAKGLSLTSFSRILDELISDLRGRSNMVIGGDFNAWAEEWGSFYTNARGRTILEAIASLAIVLLNEGSQHTFNRAGAGSIIDLSFASSSFSRSTRWRIGEVFTASDHEAILLTVGGPPCQSLPMTGPRKAYRKDTFRLQTFASALEGLAVSELDSADEAANKLAARLEEACDQSMQHLPFGSTTRQCTGGARKSLARAGPAFEPGG